One Nitrospina watsonii DNA segment encodes these proteins:
- the sppA gene encoding signal peptide peptidase SppA: MTTPTTPPPAAPANSSKGSFKKGLGWFVVILLALFAGSALMGRFFGNGEFDGREKIALVEVTGVIMDSGDIVRQLSQYRRDDEIKAIVLRVDSPGGGVAPSQEIYEEVLRIRAGNKKIYTSMGSMAASGGYYIACPTDRIFANPGTLTGSIGVIMAFSNASELIGKIGIKPEVIKSGKYKDIGSPTRAMTKAERKHMQKVSDDVHDQFITAVSEGRGLAMKAARKLSDGRVFTGRQAMNYKLVDDLGGLEETIQQLAQAIGIQGRPRIVVEKPESSLLEMLMGARMTESLETSLWPTQLPRLLYLWLP, from the coding sequence ATGACGACCCCCACGACCCCCCCGCCCGCCGCACCCGCCAACAGTTCGAAAGGCAGTTTCAAAAAAGGCCTGGGCTGGTTCGTGGTGATCCTGCTGGCCCTGTTTGCAGGCTCGGCTTTGATGGGGCGTTTTTTCGGCAACGGCGAGTTCGACGGCCGTGAAAAGATCGCGCTGGTCGAGGTGACCGGCGTCATCATGGACTCCGGCGACATCGTGCGCCAGTTGTCGCAATACCGCCGCGATGACGAGATCAAGGCCATCGTGCTGCGCGTCGATTCCCCCGGCGGCGGTGTGGCGCCGTCGCAGGAAATTTATGAAGAAGTGCTGCGCATCCGCGCCGGCAACAAAAAAATATACACCTCGATGGGCTCCATGGCCGCGTCCGGCGGCTATTACATCGCCTGCCCCACCGACCGCATCTTCGCCAACCCCGGCACGCTGACCGGCAGCATCGGCGTCATCATGGCGTTTTCCAACGCAAGCGAACTGATCGGCAAAATCGGCATCAAACCGGAAGTCATCAAGAGCGGCAAGTACAAGGACATCGGCTCGCCCACGCGCGCCATGACCAAAGCCGAACGCAAACACATGCAGAAGGTGTCCGACGACGTGCACGATCAATTCATCACCGCCGTTTCCGAAGGACGCGGACTGGCCATGAAGGCAGCGCGCAAATTGTCGGATGGACGCGTGTTCACCGGACGTCAGGCCATGAACTATAAACTGGTGGACGACCTGGGTGGGCTGGAAGAAACCATTCAGCAACTCGCACAGGCGATTGGAATCCAGGGCCGCCCCCGGATCGTCGTCGAAAAACCGGAATCCAGCCTGCTGGAAATGCTGATGGGAGCCCGCATGACGGAAAGCCTCGAAACCTCCCTGTGGCCCACACAACTGCCGCGCCTGCTCTACCTCTGGCTTCCATAG
- a CDS encoding integration host factor subunit beta: MTKAELVEKVSAQINLTKKQTEVVVNTVFQSITESLAEGKKVELRGFGSFRVRSRNARIGRNPKSGDRVDVPAKRVPFFKAGKELRELVDEHELGNDNSQGHA, from the coding sequence ATGACCAAGGCGGAGTTGGTTGAAAAAGTTTCGGCACAAATCAATTTGACGAAAAAGCAAACTGAGGTTGTCGTAAACACGGTTTTTCAAAGCATCACCGAGTCTTTGGCGGAGGGTAAAAAAGTAGAGCTGAGGGGCTTTGGCAGCTTTCGGGTAAGAAGCCGTAACGCACGCATCGGCAGAAATCCGAAGTCGGGAGACCGTGTGGACGTTCCGGCAAAACGCGTTCCGTTTTTCAAAGCGGGCAAGGAGTTGCGGGAGTTGGTGGACGAGCACGAGCTTGGCAACGACAACTCCCAAGGCCACGCGTAA
- the aroC gene encoding chorismate synthase, with protein MPGNTFGQLFRISTWGESHGESIGVVIDGCPAGLAIKPEDIQKELDRRRTGQSKVTTTRKEPDQIRILSGVFQGKTTGSPIAMMVENADADSSKYELIKHLYRPGHADFTYDMKYGFRDYRGGGRSSARETVGRVAAGAIAKKLLARHKIKVFAYTRQIGDLVAQNFNYKEIEKNIVRCPDKKVAAEMVEAILQARKDGDSLGGVIEVIAQGVPAGLGEPVFDRLDADLAKGLMCLPAVKGVEVGLGFEAARLRGSEANDVFIAKDGKITTKTNHAGGVLGGISNGNDIVLRMVVKPTSSINREQDTVTQKGKKAKIRVEGRHDPCVAPRAVPMAEAMVALVLIDHLLRQAQAKL; from the coding sequence ATGCCCGGTAATACCTTTGGACAACTGTTTAGAATTTCCACGTGGGGCGAGTCTCACGGTGAGTCCATCGGTGTGGTCATCGATGGCTGTCCGGCAGGGTTGGCGATCAAACCGGAAGACATTCAAAAAGAACTGGACCGCCGCCGCACAGGACAGAGCAAAGTCACCACCACGCGCAAGGAACCGGACCAGATCCGCATCCTCTCCGGCGTGTTCCAGGGCAAGACCACCGGCAGCCCCATCGCCATGATGGTGGAAAACGCCGACGCCGACTCCTCCAAATACGAACTCATCAAACATCTGTACCGGCCCGGTCACGCCGATTTCACCTACGACATGAAATACGGCTTCCGCGACTACCGGGGCGGCGGCCGCTCCAGCGCACGCGAAACGGTCGGGCGCGTCGCCGCCGGAGCCATCGCCAAAAAGCTGCTGGCGCGGCACAAGATCAAGGTGTTCGCTTACACCCGGCAGATCGGCGACCTGGTGGCGCAGAATTTCAACTATAAGGAAATTGAAAAGAATATCGTTCGCTGCCCGGATAAAAAGGTCGCGGCAGAGATGGTCGAGGCCATCCTGCAGGCGCGCAAGGACGGCGACTCGCTGGGCGGCGTCATCGAAGTGATCGCGCAGGGCGTGCCCGCGGGACTCGGCGAGCCGGTGTTCGACCGGTTGGACGCGGACCTGGCCAAGGGACTCATGTGCCTGCCCGCCGTCAAGGGTGTGGAAGTCGGCCTCGGCTTCGAAGCGGCGCGGCTGCGCGGCTCCGAAGCCAACGACGTGTTCATCGCCAAAGACGGCAAGATCACCACCAAGACCAACCACGCCGGTGGCGTGCTGGGCGGCATCTCCAACGGCAACGACATCGTGCTGCGCATGGTGGTCAAGCCGACGTCGTCGATCAATCGCGAGCAGGACACGGTGACGCAAAAAGGCAAAAAAGCCAAGATCCGCGTTGAAGGCCGCCACGATCCCTGTGTCGCGCCGCGCGCGGTGCCGATGGCGGAAGCGATGGTGGCGCTGGTGCTCATCGACCACCTACTGCGCCAGGCGCAGGCGAAGCTATAA
- a CDS encoding nitrilase-related carbon-nitrogen hydrolase, translated as MKHPLKVGFLQTLPVFGDIESNLKQVELRLKTMNADLVVLPELFTTGYQFRNQAEARDLAEPIPDGPTTQALVQFSRQFNMHIVAGLAEKDGDILYNSAVLTGPEGYIGKYRKAHIFDTEKKIFAAGNLPLPVFDIGKARVGIMICFDWRFPETARTLALKGADLIAHPANLVLLTCPQSMITRCLENRVFAVTADRVGVEQRIEDETLRFIGQSQVVDPDGRVIVRASEDGEEDHVVEIDLADARNKSINPYNDLIADRREDLYKIL; from the coding sequence ATGAAACATCCACTTAAAGTCGGATTCCTGCAAACCTTGCCGGTATTCGGCGACATCGAAAGCAATCTGAAACAGGTCGAGTTGCGCCTGAAAACCATGAACGCCGACCTCGTCGTCCTGCCGGAACTGTTCACCACCGGCTACCAGTTCCGCAACCAGGCGGAAGCGCGGGACCTGGCGGAACCGATTCCCGACGGACCCACCACGCAGGCGCTGGTCCAGTTCTCCCGCCAGTTCAACATGCACATCGTGGCGGGCTTGGCTGAAAAAGACGGCGATATCCTGTACAACTCCGCCGTGCTCACCGGGCCGGAAGGCTACATCGGCAAGTACCGCAAGGCACACATCTTCGACACCGAAAAAAAGATTTTTGCGGCGGGCAACCTGCCGCTGCCGGTGTTCGACATCGGCAAGGCGCGGGTCGGCATCATGATCTGTTTCGACTGGCGGTTTCCGGAAACGGCGCGCACGCTGGCGCTCAAGGGAGCGGACCTCATCGCCCATCCCGCCAACCTGGTGCTCCTGACCTGCCCGCAATCGATGATCACACGCTGCCTCGAAAACCGCGTGTTCGCGGTGACCGCAGACCGCGTCGGCGTCGAGCAACGCATCGAGGACGAAACCCTTCGGTTCATCGGGCAGAGCCAGGTGGTGGACCCGGACGGACGCGTTATTGTGCGGGCTTCGGAAGACGGCGAGGAGGACCACGTGGTGGAGATCGACCTTGCCGACGCGCGCAACAAGAGCATCAATCCGTACAACGACCTGATCGCCGACCGCCGTGAGGACCTTTACAAAATCCTGTGA
- a CDS encoding Lcl C-terminal domain-containing protein — protein sequence MEKPKSRFIKGDNGTIYDSMTSLTWKANDSYLDLEKEVSWDEAQEYVKQTNAEKFGGHTDWRLPSAQEAVSLYDEEKLNKDFKSGDIHLDSIFPPGGGNTTWTSEERGKESQILFYVNGCPYWYDQNDKTISHAVRLVRRG from the coding sequence ATGGAAAAGCCCAAATCCCGCTTCATCAAAGGCGACAACGGCACCATCTACGACTCAATGACCAGCCTCACCTGGAAGGCCAACGACTCGTACCTGGATCTGGAAAAAGAAGTGTCCTGGGACGAAGCCCAGGAATACGTGAAGCAGACCAACGCCGAAAAGTTCGGCGGCCACACCGACTGGCGTCTGCCCAGCGCTCAGGAAGCGGTGTCGTTGTACGACGAAGAAAAGCTGAACAAGGATTTCAAGAGCGGCGACATTCACCTCGATTCCATCTTCCCGCCGGGCGGCGGCAACACCACATGGACCAGCGAGGAACGCGGCAAGGAATCGCAAATCCTGTTCTACGTCAACGGCTGCCCGTACTGGTACGACCAGAACGACAAGACCATCTCCCACGCCGTCCGCCTGGTGCGACGCGGGTAA
- a CDS encoding cation:proton antiporter produces the protein MATFDIIAILLFLTATFAYLNHRFLKMPPNIGLMAIALMFSLLLVAVGELAHIPALEKTARVILEGVDFESLLLHGMLGALLFAGALHIDLADLAKQKWIITLLATVGIMVSTFLVGGFTYGVAGVLGLNLPLIYCLVFGALISPTDPIAVLSILKSANAPKELETKITGESLFNDGVAVVVFLVIAGIATGAREPTFGAIALLFLEEAVGGALFGLGTGYIAYRLLKTVDNYQVEVLITVALVIAGYAAAEAIHVSAPIAAVAAGLLIGNHGRTFAMSATTTEHVDTFWELIDEILNAVLFVLLGLEVMILVFDGSSLLAGVLAIPLVLLARFTGVSVPVYLLKFRREFPPKTIRILTWGGLRGGISVALALSLPASPERDVILMMTYVVVVFSVLVQGLTIGKLVRSSLKP, from the coding sequence ATGGCCACCTTCGACATCATCGCCATCCTGTTGTTTCTGACCGCGACGTTCGCGTATCTCAACCACCGCTTTCTGAAGATGCCGCCCAACATCGGCCTCATGGCCATTGCCCTGATGTTTTCGCTGTTGCTGGTTGCGGTGGGGGAGCTGGCGCACATTCCGGCGTTGGAAAAGACGGCGCGTGTCATTCTGGAAGGCGTCGATTTCGAAAGCCTGTTGCTGCACGGCATGCTGGGGGCGCTGTTGTTCGCCGGGGCGTTGCACATCGACCTGGCGGACCTCGCCAAACAGAAATGGATCATCACCCTGCTGGCGACGGTGGGCATCATGGTGTCCACGTTTCTGGTCGGCGGTTTCACCTATGGCGTGGCCGGGGTTCTGGGACTCAACCTGCCGTTGATCTATTGCCTGGTGTTCGGCGCGTTGATTTCGCCGACCGACCCCATCGCCGTGTTGTCGATCCTGAAATCCGCGAATGCGCCGAAGGAACTGGAAACGAAGATCACCGGGGAGTCGCTGTTCAACGACGGGGTGGCGGTGGTGGTGTTTCTGGTGATTGCGGGCATCGCCACCGGCGCGCGCGAGCCGACGTTCGGGGCCATCGCCCTGCTGTTTCTGGAAGAGGCGGTGGGCGGCGCCTTGTTCGGCCTGGGCACCGGCTACATCGCGTACCGGTTGCTGAAGACGGTGGACAATTACCAGGTCGAGGTGTTGATCACCGTGGCGTTGGTGATCGCCGGATACGCCGCGGCGGAAGCCATCCACGTTTCCGCACCCATCGCCGCCGTGGCCGCGGGCCTGCTCATCGGCAACCACGGCCGCACCTTTGCCATGTCCGCAACCACCACCGAGCACGTGGACACGTTCTGGGAGTTGATCGACGAAATCCTGAACGCGGTGCTGTTTGTGCTGCTGGGATTGGAGGTGATGATCCTGGTGTTCGACGGTTCCAGCCTGCTGGCCGGGGTGCTGGCCATTCCGCTGGTTCTTCTGGCCCGGTTTACGGGAGTGTCCGTTCCCGTTTACCTGCTCAAATTCCGCCGCGAGTTCCCTCCCAAAACCATCCGCATCCTCACCTGGGGCGGGCTGCGCGGCGGCATCTCCGTCGCCCTGGCCCTGTCCTTGCCGGCGTCGCCCGAGCGCGACGTCATCCTGATGATGACCTATGTCGTTGTCGTGTTCTCGGTGCTGGTGCAGGGGCTGACCATCGGCAAGCTGGTGCGCTCCAGCTTAAAACCATAA
- a CDS encoding YHS domain-containing protein produces the protein MTRLALIALVILIFYFLFRWAFAPSPKRGENPDATEMVKDPNCRMYVPKPEAICKTIEGNEHFFCSEKCADEYRNKQQPAS, from the coding sequence ATGACACGTCTTGCACTGATCGCGCTGGTAATTCTGATCTTTTATTTTCTGTTCCGCTGGGCCTTCGCCCCGTCTCCGAAACGCGGGGAGAATCCGGATGCAACGGAAATGGTGAAGGACCCCAACTGCCGCATGTATGTTCCCAAACCCGAAGCCATATGCAAAACCATTGAGGGCAACGAGCATTTCTTCTGCAGTGAAAAATGTGCCGACGAGTACCGGAACAAACAGCAACCGGCTTCGTGA
- a CDS encoding RNA polymerase factor sigma-32 translates to MNDDWKQTEDDGEERDEDLHDLGDADSPPLEPDVVDDEDAGEDERHLPMVSGSSALAPLDPLAAYLQEIRQYSELSPEEEHELALKYQETGDVKAAYKLITHNLMLVVKIALTFRREWQHTMDLVQEGNVGLMKAVQNFDPFRGVRLPAYASWWIKAYILKFILDNWRLVKVGTTNSRRKLLYNLRKTKEKLIAEGVDPSPKLLAEHFGVDEQDVIDVEASLGAADVSMETPSQPDSTLTPMKTLADSNSTPAEELEVEQFHRLIREKVEQMLDELKPIEQELIATRILAEDPVSLKEIGEHFGITREAVRQAEQRLLKKLKLYLAEQLPEVENYFNN, encoded by the coding sequence ATGAACGACGATTGGAAACAGACAGAAGACGACGGCGAGGAGCGGGACGAGGACCTGCACGATCTCGGGGATGCCGATTCGCCCCCTCTGGAACCGGATGTCGTGGATGATGAGGACGCGGGCGAGGACGAGCGCCATCTGCCGATGGTCAGCGGCTCCAGCGCGCTGGCGCCGCTCGATCCCCTGGCCGCCTACCTGCAGGAAATCCGTCAGTACAGTGAATTGAGCCCGGAAGAAGAGCATGAGTTGGCCCTCAAGTACCAGGAAACCGGCGACGTGAAGGCGGCCTACAAACTGATCACCCACAACCTGATGCTGGTGGTGAAGATCGCGTTGACCTTCCGCCGCGAATGGCAGCACACCATGGACCTGGTGCAGGAAGGCAATGTCGGCCTCATGAAAGCCGTGCAGAATTTCGATCCCTTTCGCGGCGTCCGTCTGCCCGCTTACGCCAGCTGGTGGATCAAAGCGTACATCCTGAAATTCATCCTCGACAACTGGCGGCTGGTGAAAGTCGGCACCACCAACTCCCGCCGCAAGCTGCTTTACAACCTGCGCAAAACCAAGGAAAAACTGATTGCGGAAGGCGTCGATCCCTCACCCAAACTGCTGGCCGAACACTTCGGCGTGGACGAGCAGGACGTGATCGATGTCGAAGCCAGTCTGGGCGCCGCCGACGTGTCCATGGAAACGCCGTCGCAGCCGGACAGCACGCTGACGCCGATGAAGACCCTCGCCGATAGCAACAGCACACCTGCCGAGGAGCTGGAGGTCGAGCAGTTCCACCGCCTGATCCGCGAAAAGGTGGAGCAGATGCTGGACGAGCTGAAACCCATCGAGCAGGAACTGATCGCCACCCGCATCCTGGCCGAGGACCCGGTCTCGCTGAAGGAGATCGGCGAGCACTTCGGCATCACCCGGGAAGCCGTGCGCCAGGCGGAGCAACGTTTATTGAAAAAACTCAAGTTGTACCTCGCCGAACAACTGCCCGAAGTCGAAAACTATTTCAATAATTGA
- the fumC gene encoding class II fumarate hydratase has protein sequence MEYRKETDSMGAIDVPADRYYGAQTARSLIHFDIGWETMPREIIRGMGILKKAAAQVNTEVGVLPADKLALIAQAADEVIEGKLDAHFPLRVWQTGSGTQSNMNSNEVIANRAIEMAGGTLGSKDPIHPNDDVNKGQSSNDTFPTAMHIAAVEQIHERLIPAITGLRDALQAKAKEFDSIIKIGRTHLMDATPLTLGQEFSGYVQQMDNAVKRIEGCLPRLYEIALGGTAVGTGLNTHKDFPVKVAKAIADLTGLPFVTAPNKFESLAAHDAVVEASGVMKTIACGLMKIANDIRMLGSGPRCGFGELILPANEPGSSIMPGKVNPTQSEAMTMVAAQVIGNDTAVNVGGANGHFELNVFKPMMIYNLLQSIRLIADSCRSFTEHCVVGIQPNHDRIQHFLSDSLMLVTALNPHIGYDNAAKVAKKAYEENTSLKEAAVALKLLSAEEFDDKVQPGNMIGPK, from the coding sequence ATGGAATACCGGAAAGAAACCGACAGCATGGGCGCCATCGACGTTCCGGCGGATCGGTATTACGGTGCGCAGACGGCACGTTCGCTCATTCATTTCGACATCGGCTGGGAAACCATGCCGCGCGAGATCATCCGGGGCATGGGCATCCTCAAAAAAGCCGCCGCCCAGGTGAACACCGAGGTCGGCGTCCTCCCCGCGGACAAGCTGGCCCTCATCGCCCAGGCCGCCGATGAAGTGATCGAAGGCAAGCTGGATGCGCACTTTCCCCTGCGCGTTTGGCAGACCGGCAGCGGCACACAGAGCAACATGAACAGCAACGAAGTCATCGCCAACCGCGCCATCGAGATGGCCGGCGGCACGCTGGGCAGCAAGGACCCCATCCACCCCAACGACGACGTCAACAAGGGCCAGTCGTCCAACGACACCTTCCCCACCGCCATGCACATCGCCGCCGTCGAGCAGATTCACGAACGCCTCATCCCCGCCATCACCGGTCTCCGCGACGCGCTCCAGGCGAAGGCGAAAGAGTTTGACAGCATCATCAAGATCGGCCGCACGCACTTGATGGACGCCACGCCCTTGACACTGGGGCAGGAGTTTTCCGGCTACGTGCAGCAGATGGACAACGCCGTAAAACGCATCGAGGGCTGCCTACCGCGCCTGTACGAAATCGCGCTCGGCGGCACGGCGGTGGGAACAGGACTCAACACACACAAGGATTTTCCCGTTAAGGTAGCGAAGGCCATTGCGGACCTCACCGGCCTGCCCTTCGTCACCGCGCCCAACAAGTTCGAATCCCTGGCCGCGCACGACGCCGTGGTCGAGGCCAGCGGGGTGATGAAAACCATCGCTTGCGGCCTGATGAAAATCGCCAACGACATCCGCATGCTGGGCTCCGGTCCGCGCTGCGGTTTTGGCGAACTCATCCTCCCCGCCAACGAACCGGGGTCGTCCATCATGCCGGGCAAGGTCAACCCGACGCAGTCGGAGGCCATGACCATGGTGGCGGCGCAGGTGATCGGCAACGATACGGCGGTGAACGTGGGCGGCGCCAACGGCCATTTCGAACTGAATGTGTTCAAGCCGATGATGATTTATAATCTGTTGCAGTCGATCCGCCTGATCGCCGACTCCTGCCGGTCGTTCACCGAGCATTGCGTGGTGGGCATCCAGCCGAATCACGACCGCATCCAGCACTTTTTGTCGGATTCGCTGATGCTGGTGACGGCGCTCAACCCGCATATCGGCTACGACAACGCCGCCAAGGTGGCGAAAAAAGCCTACGAGGAAAACACCTCTTTGAAGGAGGCGGCGGTGGCTCTGAAATTGTTGTCCGCCGAAGAGTTCGACGATAAAGTACAACCGGGAAACATGATCGGTCCGAAGTGA
- a CDS encoding ABC transporter permease: MPICKENTPMRVEALLLCYGLVIVSLLVSYYNRLGLEKDVFYASARATVQLVLMGFLLEAILTLEQIWVLLLILLFMCGIAASISGKRGQPIPNAYGIAFAGILAGSGVTFGILAAAGVIAPEAKYIIPLGGMIIGNSMNTASLAMNRLTGELSHQRRRIETLLALGANARQAGRWAVRDTLKAAMIPTLDSMKVIGLVHLPGIMTGFIIAGGSPLEAVKYQLAIVFMIAGTASLTAMLVTLLAIRYCFSKDVQLLDRFRPQAEVG; encoded by the coding sequence ATGCCGATCTGCAAGGAGAACACCCCGATGCGCGTTGAAGCGTTGCTGTTGTGTTACGGTCTGGTCATCGTTTCGCTGCTCGTGTCCTATTACAACCGGCTCGGTCTGGAAAAGGATGTGTTCTACGCTTCGGCGCGGGCAACGGTGCAGCTGGTGCTCATGGGATTTTTGCTGGAAGCGATTTTGACGCTCGAACAGATCTGGGTGTTGTTGCTGATCCTCCTGTTCATGTGCGGCATCGCCGCCTCCATTTCCGGCAAGCGCGGACAGCCGATTCCGAACGCGTACGGGATTGCGTTCGCCGGCATTCTTGCCGGATCGGGCGTGACCTTCGGCATCCTTGCGGCGGCGGGGGTGATCGCACCCGAAGCCAAGTACATCATCCCGCTGGGCGGCATGATCATCGGCAATTCGATGAACACCGCTTCGTTGGCGATGAACCGGCTGACTGGCGAACTCAGTCACCAACGGCGGCGCATCGAAACGCTGCTGGCACTGGGCGCGAACGCAAGGCAGGCGGGGCGCTGGGCGGTGCGCGACACGCTGAAGGCGGCGATGATCCCCACCCTCGACTCGATGAAGGTGATTGGCCTGGTGCACCTGCCGGGCATCATGACGGGATTCATCATCGCCGGCGGATCGCCGTTGGAAGCGGTGAAGTATCAACTCGCCATCGTGTTCATGATCGCCGGCACCGCCAGCCTCACCGCCATGCTGGTGACGCTGCTCGCTATCCGTTACTGTTTTTCCAAAGACGTGCAACTGCTCGACCGCTTCCGCCCGCAGGCGGAGGTGGGGTGA
- a CDS encoding ABC transporter ATP-binding protein, with protein sequence MLQVQNLSVTRGKPILKEVSFDVGKGEMLVVLGPSGSGKSTLLRCLNRLDPFDGGVVRLHNEDVSNSSVLALRQRVGMVFQTPALMPFRVCDNIALGPSLRREVLDDARCESLLHQVGLSKAYRTRQAETLSVGEQQRVALAQVLANTPEVMLMDEPTSALDPTAALTIENLIKRINRDLGIATVWVTHDVPQAMRFDAPTMVLIDGRIIAHGNIQDLMRDRQDERLQRFFEGRLQPGVDADLQGEHPDAR encoded by the coding sequence ATGTTACAGGTTCAAAACTTAAGCGTGACGCGAGGCAAGCCGATCCTCAAGGAAGTATCTTTTGATGTCGGCAAAGGGGAAATGCTGGTGGTGCTCGGTCCTTCCGGCTCCGGCAAATCGACGCTGCTGCGCTGCCTCAACCGGCTCGATCCTTTTGATGGGGGCGTCGTGCGTTTGCACAATGAGGACGTTTCAAATTCAAGCGTGCTCGCATTGCGGCAGCGCGTCGGCATGGTGTTCCAGACGCCCGCGCTGATGCCGTTCCGTGTCTGCGACAACATCGCGCTCGGGCCCAGCCTGCGTCGTGAAGTGTTGGACGATGCGCGCTGCGAATCGCTGCTCCATCAGGTCGGCCTGTCGAAAGCGTATCGGACGCGGCAGGCGGAAACCTTGTCGGTCGGCGAGCAGCAACGCGTGGCCCTGGCTCAGGTGCTGGCCAACACGCCGGAGGTGATGCTGATGGATGAGCCGACCTCGGCGCTGGATCCCACGGCGGCGCTCACCATCGAGAACCTGATCAAGCGCATCAATCGCGACCTCGGTATTGCGACGGTGTGGGTGACGCACGACGTGCCACAGGCCATGCGGTTCGACGCGCCGACAATGGTGCTGATCGATGGCCGCATCATCGCCCACGGCAACATTCAGGATTTGATGCGCGACCGGCAGGATGAGCGCCTGCAACGTTTTTTCGAGGGACGGTTGCAACCCGGTGTGGATGCCGATCTGCAAGGAGAACACCCCGATGCGCGTTGA
- a CDS encoding TolC family protein, with product MTAFNKLAGMGALVLFMHATPAVSQSAPSPDFITGPEGTITFKNKVTSNDPRDLTGVLTLRQATAHILLHNPDLQVFGLEIRAREARALQEGLLPNPQVQAMVQDVLGSGQFSGASDSENQVLFTQWIELGGKRTKRETAANLKTELAEWDYETARMNVLTATAKAYVDVLAQQQALKLVHELEELSERLHTAVAERVKAGKVPPIDEVKAQVTLSTTRMQRRQAENELHAARRRLAALWGRPLAAFHRVQGNLYGIQFLPPLEELAARLNQNPDLARWATEMIQRDAQVDLEESRSIPNLQMGVGARWLQENRDNSVMFQLQLPIQLFDRNQGAIAEARYRKSKAEAQQRAMEIKLQTVLSNHHARLVNAHTQVTSLKNQVLPGAKMAFDAVQEGYRYGKFGYLEVLDSQRTWFQAREQYLQALAEYHRAVADVERLIGAPLNQQRIDASPTAEDSTP from the coding sequence ATGACTGCATTCAACAAGCTGGCGGGAATGGGCGCGCTCGTTCTATTCATGCACGCCACCCCGGCGGTATCCCAATCAGCGCCCTCCCCCGACTTCATAACGGGACCGGAAGGCACCATCACATTTAAAAATAAGGTCACGTCCAACGATCCACGCGACCTCACCGGCGTGCTCACGCTCCGGCAGGCGACAGCGCACATCCTGCTGCACAATCCCGACTTGCAGGTATTCGGCCTCGAAATCCGCGCTCGCGAGGCCCGCGCCCTGCAGGAAGGGCTCCTCCCCAACCCGCAGGTGCAGGCGATGGTGCAGGACGTTCTGGGATCGGGACAGTTTTCTGGCGCCTCTGATTCGGAAAACCAGGTTCTGTTCACGCAATGGATCGAGTTGGGCGGCAAACGCACCAAGCGGGAAACCGCCGCCAACCTGAAAACCGAACTCGCCGAATGGGATTACGAAACAGCGCGCATGAATGTGCTCACCGCCACGGCCAAAGCATACGTGGACGTGCTTGCGCAGCAGCAAGCGTTGAAGCTGGTGCACGAACTGGAAGAGTTATCGGAACGTCTGCACACCGCCGTGGCCGAACGCGTGAAGGCGGGCAAGGTGCCGCCCATCGATGAAGTGAAGGCGCAGGTCACACTGTCCACCACGCGCATGCAGAGGCGGCAGGCTGAAAACGAATTGCATGCCGCGCGGAGGCGGCTTGCCGCGCTGTGGGGTCGGCCTCTCGCGGCCTTCCACCGGGTGCAGGGCAACCTGTATGGCATCCAGTTCCTCCCCCCGCTGGAAGAATTGGCGGCGCGCCTCAACCAGAATCCCGATCTCGCACGCTGGGCCACGGAGATGATTCAACGCGATGCCCAGGTTGACCTGGAAGAGTCGCGTTCCATTCCCAACCTGCAAATGGGTGTGGGCGCACGCTGGCTGCAGGAGAACCGCGACAACTCAGTTATGTTTCAACTTCAACTACCGATCCAGTTGTTCGACCGCAACCAGGGCGCCATCGCCGAAGCGCGCTACCGCAAGTCCAAGGCGGAAGCCCAGCAACGCGCGATGGAAATCAAACTGCAAACCGTATTGTCGAACCACCACGCGCGCCTGGTGAACGCGCACACGCAGGTGACCTCGCTCAAAAATCAGGTCCTGCCGGGCGCGAAGATGGCCTTCGATGCGGTACAGGAAGGGTATCGTTACGGCAAGTTCGGGTATCTGGAAGTGCTCGACAGTCAGCGTACCTGGTTTCAGGCGCGCGAACAATATCTGCAAGCGCTTGCCGAATACCATCGGGCGGTGGCGGATGTCGAACGCCTCATCGGTGCGCCTTTGAACCAGCAACGGATCGATGCATCCCCAACTGCGGAGGATTCCACACCATGA